In Phaseolus vulgaris cultivar G19833 chromosome 7, P. vulgaris v2.0, whole genome shotgun sequence, the genomic stretch ttatatagattttATAAGTATTCGTTGAAGGATTGTTGAATTTGACAATAAAAACTGAATGATGAATCACTTGTACAAGATTCTTACTTGTTTAAGTCAGTAAAAACTTGTATATATGAGTGATTAAATGAATATAAAAGTTTTAACATTATATTAATACTCcttcaaattatatttatagtCTTTTGTACTTGTTAAAATATCTCATTAACTGATATTCATCAGTTTTTGAGGATATTTGAATTTTGTGGATATGTAGATAGTTAATGTCTACTATTGTAAGTGAATATTATTTTCTCGGTATTTTTCAACATACAAAACCAAATGATTTAAATGATTATTAAGTatgtaaataataattgtaactattcaataatttatttataaaagttatttttctaaactttttaatattttttataaagtttttgaACTGAATGTTCTCTTTTAAATACACCTTTTTTACGGTATTtgttttgagatttttttttaaaaagaacaaAATTGTGATGGAGTTCCAAAGCAAACAAATGTATTGAATGTGGTGATTGACTCTAATCATGTtatctcaatggattttgtCAATAAATTTATCTATGATTATTGgattataatatataacttgTAATGCTTATTTCTTcaacaattataaatatttttttgaaccTTTTATTTTAACCAATTTACAATCTTTGATTTCACTTTTAGAAAATATAGTACGTATACATTcaccaaaaactcataaaataaattatatatatattattaaaataaataaatatctactaaataaaaaagagatatttataaatatttttttcttttcttgtttttaacaTCATCCTTGACTTGATCTAAAAAGAAAACATTGATAAAACGAATGATTACAAATCATAGTTTTAAATCTATATAAGAAATATGTAGTATTGTCATGTtgcatgaaaatgaaaatatcacCCTTTAATGTGTGGTGTGACAGGGAACAAATCATAAAGTTGTGCATTAAAATAGTAACAAACGAACTATGTGCATCGTGGTGGTATATACACAAACTTCGGAAGGTTAATGTTAAGATAACACTTAGTTTAAGTTATGGTTTTTTTGGTTAAGAACCGTTTATTTCGGGACACATACCAACATGTCCTTTTTGTTCAGAGTAGAGATTCATTTGATTTGGAAGAAGttagaagaaaaacaacaaattatgttttcttcttcttcttcttcttttcaccAACCTTATCaattattgtacatatttttttctttataatccTTTAGTTTTCATCATTAACATAGATTGTCTCCTTGAAAATTCTGGCTTGTTCAAGAACAAGTCAGAGGTAATACCTTTGAGGCATATTTTCTTTATCTTGTTTTCTTATGTAGATTTTagttttgtttatgtttttatgCATGGTTGTTTGTGTAATGCCACAATGAAAAACTTGATCTATAACAATAtaatttcttcatctttacctTTTATTTTCTCTCATCTTCTTAATAATTGACGATCTCTGTATTTTCATTTACACTGTTATATCTCAATGTTATGATCAGAACATGAATCTTGAATTTAGTTctcaaaatataaaagaaaccataaatgaacatatcaaaatggttatatttgaaattgttaaacaacaatatttttctttttcatttatgaaaccaaattttttattcttcttggATCTTAAATATGAGGGGCTATGCCATTTTGTCATATTAGTTTATGATACTAGTAAATTGTGGTTGGcttgaatttgaatttcaaaGACAAACTTTCTTCTTTAACACTAGTGTTAATAAAGTATTTGGAAAATGAAAATCCGGGCATTAGAATAacttcatataattttaatttcaatgaCTTATTGATAACAATTTGTTTTTGCTAGACTATTTTAAGCTATGTCGTGTTGCGGAGGTGCTGAAGAGGATTTTGGCTTTCCACCTGCAAACCAATACAATACATCACTTGAAAAAGGCAATGCATATGGTGGTGGAGGTAGCACACTTAGTACACCCTTTATTCTATTCACCATATACATCAATGTCTTTCTTCTTATTGTTTTACCTtcgaaaacaaacaaaaaatatttatgtatgaTGTAAATGGATGACATATTCATTAGTTGTGTTTTGACCACAAGTCGGAGAGATAATATCGTTAGGGTTAATCACCGCATCCGAGGTATTGATCGCTTTGAGGTTGGTGCTCCATCacgattttgttcttaaaagacTCCTCTGTGGGTTAAAGGAGAATGAATTATTTAAACTGTTATTGGTCTCGACTCTTAAATGATGTAAAACTATATATATTGGCGGTACCAGAAGAAGTTGTTTTGCACATTTTGTCTTGAAATAAACTATAATGTTATAATTTAGTAACTTAATTGTTTAATTACTATTTATCTTGATGAAATAATATCCTAATTTGCATTATAGTAAGTTATTATTCTCTTTGAATATAGGAGGAGATAGAGGAGAGCCAAGGGGAAACATTGTGAAAAGTGGTGCTCCAAAGAAAGAATTGCCAATTGAGATACCTGCTATTTCATTGGATAAGTTAAATCAGTTAACAGACAACTTTGGTACAAATGCTTTGATAGGAGAAGGTTCTTATGGAAGGGTTTATTATGCAAAGATGAGTGATGACATGGATGTTGCAATCAAGAAGTTGGATACTAGTTCTTCTCCAGAACCTGACTCTGATTTTGCAGCACAAGTAGGCCTTTTCTGATTCAACATTTTGAAATTCACCAAGGCATTGTTTTGGATAGTAAATTTTCATAGTTTACATCATGCAGTTATCAATTGTTTCAAGATTGAAAAATGACCACTTTGTGGAGTTGTTGGGATATTGTTTAGAGGAAAACAACAGAATTTTGGTTTATCAACGTGCGAGTTTGGGTTCTTTGCACGACATATTACATGGTAGGCCAAACAACACTAATGAATGAGTTTTGTATATTAGTATTGAGCAAAAATTTCTCTACTTTAACCAAACACTATGATTTTGGTGTTGTAGGAAGAAAAGGGGTGCAAGGTGCTGAACCTGGTCCAGTTTTAAATTGGAGCCAAAGAGTAAAAATTGCATTTGGTGCAGCAAAAGGACTCGAGTTTCTTCATGAAAAGTGTCAACCTGCTATAGTTCATCGCGATGTTAGATCTAGCAATGTCTTACTCTTTAATGATTATGAATCAAAGATTGCAGATTTCAACTTGTCAAACCAATCTTCTGACACTGCAGCTCGACTACACTCAACAAGAGTCTTAGGAACATTTGGTTATCATGCTCCAGAGTATGCTTCTACTCTTCTTAAGTCTTTAGTTTTTATAGAAGATATAATTATGTGAAGTCATGCATGTTCaatgttataaattattttcactttCAGGTATGCAATGACAGGACAAATAACCCAAAAAAGTGATGTATATAGTTTTGGGGTTGTTCTTTTGGAGCTTTTAACAGGAAGAAAGCCTGTCGACCATACAATGCCTAAAGGGCAACAAAGTCTTGTAACTTGGGTAAGTCTTATTCCTCATCATATTTGATGAATGAAAAATGATACATTGACAATCTTGTTCCATTATACAACcttttttctctctaaatttttaatttttatattaaataacaaaaatatcattttttatataatcaattagAGGTTGTACAGTGGAGCAGGTTGTCAATATATCATCTCTTTTTGATGAACATatctctaatttattttttcttaaagacTTTGAGTTTTCTTATAGGACTGTTTGAAATAGATATGCCTTGTATTGTCAAATAGAAGTTCATTTGGATAGGCTGGATTAGACttttaatgtataaaaattGAGATGCTGTTAAAGTATTtcgtttaattatatttatttattgctgataaaaaaaaatataaaatatttttatagtgATGTTATTCCCAACTATTACAGGCAACTCCAAGATTGAGTGAGGACAAAGTGAAACAATGTGTGGATCCTAAACTAAATAATGAATACCCACCCAAGGCAATTGCTAAGGttagttttttctctctctctttattTGGCCTTTAATACATTTCTAGAAGaaactattaaaataagttaAGTAATTATATCATCATTCCActaatatgattttattattgactaaagttattaaaatttgtagGCCATACTTCTTGTTTAAtgaatatttttcatgattttgtGAATTTGTTTTCACGATTTTGTAgtttacaaaaaatttaaaccAATAATAAAGAGTTTGTTTCTAGCTTTCATTAAGCATAAACTTATCGAAGAAATGTTTAAGTTGTCTTCAATCAATGTTCTCAATGTTCAATATAGTATGAAATTTCTAACAAATGTTTTTATATGATAATGTAGTTAGCAGCAGTTGCAGCACTTTGTGTGCAATATGAAGCTGATTTCAGGCCAAACATGACAATTGTTGTCAAAGCTCTCCAACCACTTCTCAATTCTAAACCAGCTGGTTCTGAACAAAACCCTAATGCTAACACTATAGCCACACCTAATTAAGTCTTGGAGACTAATCAAGTTTTTATGCTAATCATAATCCACTTTTACTGCTCTAGAGGTTATACTAAGACTAAACCAATGTTGATTTTGTCTTCTTGATCTCTTGTACAATTGGAAACATAGTATTGTGATCATAATGCATGAAGGAGACCACACTATTTTcctttgacaaaaaaaatcaaaggtACAAAGATTAACAAATGAAGATTCTTAGAAAAGATATCAAGAATTCATTACTATGTGTGGGTCTAAATAATCAAGTTTTTATTGATCAATATGGAAAAAaggaaaattttattatttaagggtaacacatttttcttatattatttaatttaaaaaataaaggaaatacACCTAAAGACGTCTTTATAATGAATATGACCaaggaaagagagaaaaaagaaatagaaaaaaggctaacaaaggaaagaaaactagaggaaggaaaaaaaagtgtgaagaagaaattaaaaagcatattttttgtaaaaagcTAGAAATTCTTTGTATTTAAGTATGTAGGAAATTTTTTCTCGTGGAATGTGTTAATACATAAGGGATTAATTCATGATCATATGTAAGTTTATATTTGAGTATCTCGTCTAAAGCTATAAAATGATTTTGATCA encodes the following:
- the LOC137830658 gene encoding probable protein kinase At2g41970, whose product is MSCCGGAEEDFGFPPANQYNTSLEKGNAYGGGGGDRGEPRGNIVKSGAPKKELPIEIPAISLDKLNQLTDNFGTNALIGEGSYGRVYYAKMSDDMDVAIKKLDTSSSPEPDSDFAAQLSIVSRLKNDHFVELLGYCLEENNRILVYQRASLGSLHDILHGRKGVQGAEPGPVLNWSQRVKIAFGAAKGLEFLHEKCQPAIVHRDVRSSNVLLFNDYESKIADFNLSNQSSDTAARLHSTRVLGTFGYHAPEYAMTGQITQKSDVYSFGVVLLELLTGRKPVDHTMPKGQQSLVTWATPRLSEDKVKQCVDPKLNNEYPPKAIAKLAAVAALCVQYEADFRPNMTIVVKALQPLLNSKPAGSEQNPNANTIATPN